CATGAGCCGCTTCTGGTCGTCGGGGAGGCGGTCCCAGCGGTGCAGCAGCAGCGACGTGTAGCCCTTCACCGAGGTGAGCGGCGAGCGCAGCTCGTGGCTGACGGTCGAGACGACGTCCATGCCCGACGAGCCGGCGGGGCGGAGGACGACCGCGGCCGTCCCGTCGCCGGAGCGGCGGGCGGCGACGGCGACGCGGCGGCCGCCGACGTCGGCCTCCCGCTCGCCGGGCCCGTCCCACCCGTCGCCCAGCAGGTCGGCCGCCGGCGTGCCGACCAGGTCGGCGGCCGGGCGGTCGAGCAGGCCGGCGGCGAGGGCGTTGGCCGAGGCCACCCGCCCGTCGCCGTCCACCCGCACCACGGCCACGGGCAGGTCCTCGTCGGTCACCGGCCCGCCCTCCGGCGCTGGCGCACGGCCTCGAAGCAGACGACGGCGCCGGCCATGCCGACGTTCAGCGACTCGGCGCGGCCGGCCATCGGGATCGTCACGGCCTCGTCGACGGCGGCGGCGAAGGCGGGCGCCAGCCCGTGGGCCTCGTTGCCGAGGACGACGGCGATCGGCCCGGTCAGGTCGACCTCGTCGTAGGGCCGGCCGCCGGCGACGACGGTGCCCAGCCGCCGCACG
Above is a window of Acidimicrobiales bacterium DNA encoding:
- a CDS encoding TrmH family RNA methyltransferase produces the protein VRRLGTVVAGGRPYDEVDLTGPIAVVLGNEAHGLAPAFAAAVDEAVTIPMAGRAESLNVGMAGAVVCFEAVRQRRRAGR